One Hippoglossus hippoglossus isolate fHipHip1 chromosome 5, fHipHip1.pri, whole genome shotgun sequence genomic window carries:
- the dnase1l4.1 gene encoding deoxyribonuclease 1 like 4, tandem duplicate 1 translates to MKVASFNIQKFGKNKVSDPDVLKILTKIVSRYDIIVILEVVDISGESVKTFLDALNKHNRKHHYTLKISSRLGRTRYKEQFMFLYRDDLVDLVGTHQFDDQLNEGEDVFARDPYILRFRCLSTVLKDLVMIPVHTKPQDSETELDELYDVFLHVKKEWSTDNVMILGDFNADGSYVSKRAMKGIRIRNDKNFHWLIGDDVDTTASTGNDHSYDRIVVYGDDMLQAIVPNSAKPFNFQKAYGLSDEQALKVSDHYPVEVELKSVNKIDDKDGVKPQWPVESVPVGLVPLDEDLLELKRGNLLLEREKLQLEIQILRQKMAQMNSGDYV, encoded by the exons ATGAAAGTGGCATCTTTTAACATTCAGAAGtttggaaaaaacaaagtgtcCGATCCAGATGTTCTCAAAATCCTAACTAAG aTCGTGTCTCGATATGACATCATTGTGATTCTGGAAGTGGTGGACATCAGCGGAGAGTCTGTCAAAACCTTCCTGGATGCACTCAACAA ACACAACAGGAAGCATCACTACACTCTGAAGATCAGCAGTCGTCTGGGTCGAACACGCTACAAGGAGCAGTTCATGTTCCTGTACAG ggatgACTTGGTCGACTTGGTGGGCACCCATCAGTTTGACGACCAGCTGAATGAGGGAGAAGACGTTTTCGCCAGAGATCCATACATCCTGCGATTCAGATGCCTCAGTACAG tgctgAAGGACCTGGTGATGATCCCAGTTCACACCAAACCACAGGACTCAGAGACGGAGCTGGACGAGCTCTACGACGTCTTCCTGCACGTCAAGAAGGAGTGGAGCACTGAT AACGTGATGATCCTGGGCGACTTCAATGCCGATGGCTCCTACGTCTCCAAGAGAGCGATGAAGGGCATCCGTATCCGTAACGACAAGAACTTCCACTGGCTGATTGGAGACGATGTCGACACCACGGCCAGCACCGGGAACGACCACTCATATGACAG GATCGTGGTCTACGGAGACGACATGCTCCAGGCCATCGTACCAAACTCTGCCAAACCCTTCAACTTCCAGAAGGCTTATGGACTCAGTGACGAGCAG GCTCTGAAAGTCAGCGACCATTACCCAGTGGAGGTGGAGCTGAAGTCCGTAAACAAGATAGATGACAAGGATg gtgtgAAACCGCAGTGGCCGGTTGAGTCGGTACCTGTGGGCCTCGTGCCCCTGGACGAGGATCTGCTGGAGCTGAAGAGAGgaaacctgctgctggagagggagAAGCTCCAGCTGGAGATCCAGATCCTCCGACAGAAGATGGCCCAGATGAACAGTGGAGATTATGTTTGA